The genomic region CGTGTCGTCCCGACTGTTATAAATGATTCCCGCGTGAACGTGATATTCGCATAAATAACGAGCGCCGAGCACAGAAACAAAATTAATTGTCGGATGAATTTCGAGGACAATAATTCACCGTCAATCAAACCGGAACTCGGCGTTCCCCAAAATAAATTCCGCAGATTCGGACGCGTAGACGGTTTCAAAGCGCTTGCGCAACTGTTTGTTAATCGcaaatatataaatttgatGGACACTTAGAGCTATATTCCAGAAAGTAGAAGCCCGACGGAAGGTTCGTCACCATACGATCTCTATTTCTGGGACAACGTTCCGTTGGACTCCAGCCAGCTCGTTTCGATCCCATCACTCCCTTACAAGCAGACTATTACTTTGACAGCCATTAACCGCTGCACACGGTTCGCTTGTAAATTGGATGATAGTAGCAAACCCACTACGGGACATCGCCTCTCGCGATTCTCCGTACGAGTGCAGTTTCAGCTTAAAGATAATGCTGCTGGATTAGCGGATGATGCAGAGAATCGAGCCGCGCGTGTCCCCTTCGACCGGAAGCGCCATCTTTGCCTTGATTTCCTTGTTCCTAGTCCCATTTGCGCTTTGATTTCACAATCTACTGTTTCATTCACGGCTGCAATTTAATATACATTCGGAATTCGACCGCGTTCCATTGCATTTGGATATACTTCCGTTTTCTTGCTTCTCCATTGAACGAAGCTTTGACATTTTTGACGACGGATCGATGTACAGTCGTGGACAAATATTCTCGGATGTCGTAAGCCTTCTTAGTTTAGGATAAAAGTTTTGTATcgtgtcaacgaaaatattcattttatttatttttaatttttaaaatttctattttattctttttgttttatttttattattgcgcACTGATGCGAGTTGGTGTAGTGAATCTTCTTAACATGGGATGAAAATTTGCACTGCGGCAAcgagaataataattttatttatttataattttttaaattcttattttcttttttcttcttttctttctttgatttttattattgtgcGCAGATGCGATTGGATGTAGTAAATCTTCTTAACATAGGATGAAAATTTGCACTGTTACAAcgagaataataattttatttatttgcaatttaaaaaaattttattttatttttaattcatttcttttgatttttattattgtgcGCAGCTGCGATTGGATGTAGTAAACTTTCTTAATATAGGATGAAAATTTGTATcgtgtcaacgaaaatattaatcctATTCTTTatgattttttaactttttatttctattttattttttatttttatttttccttttcatttttttattttttttatttatcgtatATACTAAAGAAAACAGTATTGCAATATAAACAATGAGCaagatttaatttaaaataaaataaaatatatttcttatatttatattatatatataaacaaataaatatatttgttatatttatattatatgtatatatatatatatatatatataaacaaataaatatatttgttacaatttttatatttaaaaatatatttgttcAAACTTTACTCGACTATTAtaacgatatagaatgtttcttaacttttgtcaaTAAATTTATATGGACACTGTTTTATCATTCTTTTGATATTTTACACCAAAATTGGGCCAAACGATTCTTATTCTTTTTGAGATTTTGTTTATACACATTTCTTCGTAAACATTGTAATTGGATGGAATTACAAAAAGAATTGAAAGATCTCGTTTTACAACATTTTTATCTGAGCATATAACGTAAATTTAGATAATGCCTTTGTGTCGGTGACTTGTGAATCGTATCTTACAAATTCTTACAACAATTCTTACACCAACTGTAAGAAATGTAGAGATTTTGTCGTCTGTCAATGCCTGTCGCTTGTCACTGCATCAACTGTTTACCATGAAATATTCCGCATGAACATAAGCTGCCGAAATCTAAAAATGCATTGCTTGAATTTCCGTCATAATATGACGGAAATATTATAttcagataaaaatgtttaaaaatgtgATTTCCTTTGACATTTCACCCAATTGTTACTTTCGCAAGCATTTTTTTACACATTGTCCAGTAAAAACCAGTTTTAATATCTCAAAAAAATTCGACTCGCTTGGTACAATTTTAAAGAAAGCTATTCTGTTTTAAAAGATatccatatacagggtgtctcgttAGAAGTGATACGAAGCAATATCTCCGTTGTCGTTAATGATACTGAGAAATGCCAAAGTAACAACTTTTATAGTTCGAAAGGACACATTTTTTAATGGAAATAACTTTTTCAGGAAGGTCATATTTTTCGATATTTCAACGTTATTGATGTTTTCCTTTTGAAGTGAAATTCCATAATTCTATCAATATATCATAATAGctaagatcaagacgaatcGAACATTCTGTAATACCACctgtaattcgaataaaaaatttacgTGACCATGGGTCCGAAAAATCCTATAACACCTAGAAATAGAGAAGAATAATTCAATGACTACTACAGAGAGATCaacgataaaaaatatattgacAAGAAAAATTTAATctcagaaaaatattaaaaaggttgaattaaattttttcaatttagttttttcctttttttaaaatttacttatttattactGGTCATGGGATTTGTCTTGATCTTAGCTATTATGGTATAATACTAGAAATCtataaactcatttaaaaaaaCATCAACGAcctcaaattttttaatttgtcaGTATTATTAATCGTAGCAGAGATATTGCTTTGTAACACTTTTagtgagacaccctgtatattcgccCACGACTGTACATATACATTTTGCTCTAAATTCAAGTTCTAACCGTGTCAGATTATACaatggtgtgaataattatacaCTCCAAGCAACTTTTGCccttttagtgatatttaaataaaaacttaatgatatatcatatttgtatatttctattttctattatttctaatatagaaatatacaagtataggtttttttggtttttgtttagattttctgcaaaaaatgtaaaagttactttgaggtTATAATCAATCACAGCATTGTGGGTGGTCTCTTTTAgctgtatatttaaaaaaagaaatgtaacaaaatatcatatttgcttatttctatattagaaacaatagaaaatagaaatatacaatatttatatatttttatatatttgttgttttgcattagaaataatagaaaatagaaatatagaaatataatatcttgttaagtttttgtttaaatatcagtaaaagtGTAGGTGACCTCCTTCAGCTGAGTCATCCTGTATATTTAAGAAGAACTcaacaaaatatcgtatttgcatatttctatattagaaacaatagaaaatagaaatatgaaaaatcgatattttgttaagttttcatTTAGATGacagtaacaataataaaagttacactttgagtctataattatgcacgcTATAATTACCACTGAAACTGAAATAACTCGGATAGTAATAAAATCTTCGATCTAaaatttttagaaaataataacatacaatTATGGCAATAATTATTGCCATAATATTGCCATAAtggcaatatatattataataattgtcgactcaaagtaacttctaCATTGTTACcgattatatataattactttGAGTCAACAATTATGCACACTACTATATCTGAATGAAATTAATTATCTTTAAGGGCTaatgtttaattatttttaagtaTCGATTCACTTTAGTTCGAGACTGAATGAATTCTTGAAGACGAAAGTGAATAtttcattttgtatattttcgaagataataagACATTGTAATACAAGGTATATGACTTAATTCAAGATAAGTACACTGTATCTGTCGTAACAGCTTTTATAGATTCGTTGGCAGTTATTGGGCAGTGGTATTTCTACGGTACCTAATACTGTTAATATGAGCATCACATGCACGGGAccacgctcggattgtccatgcACTGCGTCACGTTCGAACAGCATTTCGCGATAAAGTCAACGATCTTCTCCGTTAAATATTTCGATTCCCTGGGCATTCGTTCGCTGATCTCTGCGTGGATTTCTTCGAGCTCCTCTGGAGACAGCTCGTAGCCAAGAAATTTGTCAGGGATTACCTGGAACAATCAAACCTTAATTAGTAATGCTAAGCTGATTTTTTTTCTTACGTGTCAAAGTTTCCCAAAATTGATTCATTTCAACGAACGGAAACATGAAATTTCTCTGCacgttattactagactgcgaatttgatgcatttatggcaaatatGAGTAGTTTCAATTTAACATAGTAGCGAGACTcaatgaatttaaaaatgtcaTTTGATAAAATGTCTatgataaaatttaatttatatgaaaatttatttatttaatttacatagaaataaattttattttaaaattataaaatcgtaCGCATTTCATACTGAATGACCTAATAGACAaatgaaaagtaaaaatataatttcccATAACTTGATCTGCACTTTCATTTACCTCGTTATTTACATCATTGTATAACAATGCCAGTGATATTTAATTAACAATATCGCGAAGCTCGAGTGAAACTGTTTATATTTTCTGCCAATTCTCGTTGAACCGAGCATGGTTCTGTAAATGTCGGAGTATTGCGATCATGTTTAACATTTTTACAATTAAGGGCGTATTCCAGCGTGAACTTTTGAAAAAATCAATTTCTTATTCTGCATCCTAAAATTAACGCAGTTATGGTCGTTTGAAAGACGCGTCGATCTTATATCATATTatcgatattatatcattatcgaCATACTAAACTTTAAAGgcatttttctcgaaactaCATTTTTCAGAACAGTATCCATGATATCTCAAAATCTACTACACCAATTGACTCAAATTTTTTAAGTACGCATTTAGCACGTGTCTGACTACAGCCCCAACTAGAATCGATCAAAAATTTGTACTTTGTTCTACTTTTTAGGCCTCCAAAGTTGAACGAAACATGCCAAAATCGACAATCGAATTTCAAGCGCCGCTACTGGCGCTTTAATTACTGGCTTTTTCCTTTTGTTCTGGTGCCTGCTATAGCCAAATTCATACTAATTAAGGaatttttacgtttttttatttcaaacaaGCAGAATGATCGGAATCATGGACACCATGAGACACCTGACACCTGATTTTAACTTTCTCCTGTTCCAAAAAATCTTAAAACGTCGTTGAAACACGTACAAATAAACCTTGCCAGTTAGACTGCAAACGGTATAATAATTTCTTTGCAAAAAATTCGCTAACAAAGTTAAAAACACACGCATTTCACACCAAAATTGTACCACACCTTAAGTTTTCTTCATCTCTCAAGTACAGAAAATTCTCTGAAATTGTCCCCCAGCTTGcaaactaaaatggacaatttgggaagaggagatacgattattcgagccttgcgactcgtttctatagtttcgattatcaacaaccataaaaacgagccgcgaggctcgaataaccgtgtctcctctcccgaagttgtccattttcgtttccaagtggagggtcaattagggagaatttgctgtagatACAGTATGAAGAATCATCAGACGTCACGGACATTGAGTTTATTAGTCAGAAAACTCTTCACGAGTTCTCATATTTATTGATTAGAACAATCGATGTATAGTTGCTTACAGCAGCTCTCTGCATAGGGTACATTCCCATGGGTACATTCCCCATGGGTCCGTAAGGCATCGGCAGTATTGCGCCAGGCCCGACTTGTTCTTGGAACGCTTGGAACCCTTTATTCGATTGAAAATCGAACAATGGAGTTTCGATATCGGTGTTTTGATAGTTATTCGCCGCTTCGACTCCCATTCCAGGTATTTGCACCATTCCAGGCATTGGTCTCATTCCAGGATACGGTCCCATGCCAGGATACAGTCCCGTGCCGGAATACGGCCCCATACCCCATTGTCGCTTCTGCTGAGACACGTGTGGCTCCTCCAACGAAAAGTCTGACGCATCTAGGACACAAAACCCATCATTGTCCAATAACCTCCGCGGAATTATTCGCGGACAGTGCAGAAAAGAAATTCTGTACACAAATAGTCGTGTGCTGATGCCTCAGGACGCTGCATTCTGCATGCGACCCGGAATTAGCTATCGACTTACGCTGCTGATAAAAAAGACTTCGAGATCAATGACGCGgccggaaaaattattttttgaccttttcgcGATAGTCTGCGGAATCTGATACGATTCCGGAAGTTTTATGGAACGGTGTCTGGAATTAGTCAGTGAATTTTTGTCGCAGGCGCCACGTTAGATATTctgattatttatattatattatattatattatattatattatattatattatattatattatattatattatattatattatattatattatattatattatattatattatattatattatattatattatattatattatattatattatattatattatattatattatattatattatattatattatattatattatattatattattagaatccTAAATCGACCCTAAATTGACGGCGACTCCacgcaatttttaatttactgcaGCGCGTAAATAAATGCATACTAAAACATTGAGGTTATGTATTACATCACGGATAGCCTATATTAAGCGATTCCTTAACTGCCATTCCTTCTTATAGTAAATTTGACACTAGCTTCAAGTTTCAGTGAATATTATTCTGCTGCATTTAGGAAAATTGATCTCATTGTCAGACATTatgacttttacatttttaaccTGAACTATATGCATctattattactagactgcggaagtTTATGCAACTGTACATTTTGGCACAATTAGCTAAACAAATAAATCTTTGACTGAAATGTGTTTTATTATTGGaggatataaaaaatatattttgcacATTGCATATTCCTTGCATATTTTGCATAGAAGTTGCATATTATGTGCATATAAGCAATTCTTTTTACAAATTAGCTCGAAAATTGTTAGAATTTGCTTGGGCTTGTCAATAAAATGTGAAGTACATTGATTTTGTTACGCCCTTATCTGTCACGTTCTCGTAACATTTATAAGAAAACAATATCAAGAATTTCGACAATTTTTTAAGGACAGCCGACGGAATTCCCAGATGATGTTGCAGAATGCCACTGTAGTAAATTTAAATATGCTCCAATTACATCGTGTAATGTTGAAAGGTCATTTTCTGCGTTTAAACTAATCTTTTTCCGACGGAAGCCATCACTTTCCAATTGAGAATTTagacaaaaatattataatttattgtcaCTCAAAATATGCATGAAACCTAGTGCATAGAAGTAttatgtatagtataatattaatgatCGTATACTTAAAAAGTCTGTAGAATCAATACACAGGTTAAaggtttaatattttaaaaatatatgaagTTAATACATCGAAAAGTTAATAGAACTTGATATAGttgattttatatttgtataacttgtgtaatattatattttgctTCTAATGTCAAAAAGTTAATATTTCACTAATACACATAGtctatataacataattatttttTAGAATAGTTTGTGTAATATTGTATACATTTTTATGTACTTCATATCGTATACAAtatgaaataaatttttatctacttcacattggatacaatattatataaatatatatctttatGTACTTCATATtgcatacaatattatatacatttttatgtacttcacattgtatacaacattacatatatttttatgtaCTTTACATTGTACACAACATTATACACATTTttatatacttcgcattgtatacaatataaaataaattgatcagacacaattttacgaatttttttAGTATCCACGTGAGTGCATATTTGCCAAATCTCTATGCCGCATATACTTCGTATACATAATTTATGCCTCGCGTACAGTTCGCGCGTTCTAGCATACGCATTCGCCGCATGTCGTGAGCGCATAAACTTCCGCGCTCTGGTCAATCACCGTGCAATTGTTCAAACTTATTGTACCGGCATAAATAACCAGGAAAACGAAAACATTGCCGCACCGGAAACGATCCAACGAATTCGATCGTAAACTCACCGATCTTCAGCTCCTTCTCCATGCCGGCGAGATCCAGCTTGCGTACGGACCGCTTGACTTTCGACATCACCGGTTCCCCCTTGCAGTTGTTGATCATCACGTTTCTGGCCATTTTCATGCACTTGAAGGCCTGCCGCGACTCTTGCACTTCACCGGGAACAGCAGCCGCGAAACTTCCGAGCAGCGCGACGACGAAAAGCGCGACGCGGATTATTTGCTGGACCCGATGCATCGTCGACCCGCTACTTCACAATGAAAAGGAGGTTAATTGCTATTTACACGATGTGCCACCCGAGATCGCCGATCGGCTCTGGTCCTTGGGGATAACTCGAGCCGCGGACCAGTCCTTCGCACTTTTTAATCCCGTCGTTATCCACCTGGACGTGTCGCGGACGCGTTTCTGCAATCGCGCCTGTTTACGCGGCCGCCACGTTCCGTCGCGGGGATCGCTTATCGACGCGATACCGTCATCAAGGAAATGCTGCGAGGCCAGAATTCGCGGACAGGTGAAAACGAACGTTCGTCGATCCCGCCGACGCGCACCTGGTCACGTATCGGGATGAGGAATTCGATTCTCTGTGGGCGAAAGACGAACAT from Megalopta genalis isolate 19385.01 chromosome 3, iyMegGena1_principal, whole genome shotgun sequence harbors:
- the LOC117222135 gene encoding uncharacterized protein LOC117222135 encodes the protein MHRVQQIIRVALFVVALLGSFAAAVPGEVQESRQAFKCMKMARNVMINNCKGEPVMSKVKRSVRKLDLAGMEKELKIDASDFSLEEPHVSQQKRQWGMGPYSGTGLYPGMGPYPGMRPMPGMVQIPGMGVEAANNYQNTDIETPLFDFQSNKGFQAFQEQVGPGAILPMPYGPMGNVPMGMYPMQRAAVIPDKFLGYELSPEELEEIHAEISERMPRESKYLTEKIVDFIAKCCSNVTQCMDNPSVVPCM